Genomic segment of Candoia aspera isolate rCanAsp1 chromosome 2, rCanAsp1.hap2, whole genome shotgun sequence:
ATTTCTGTTTTTGTTAGGAGAGCGCTCCTAAAAGTCTCAGAaatattttctcattaaaaagTAAGCCATAAAAGTATGTTGAAAGTTATGTGGTAATATTTTTATCTCTTTCCAAGTGAGGAGAGGCataggattttatttcttttttacatctCATATTGAGTATAATCACTGCTAATCTCCACAGAATTCCCTGGTTCCAGTATCCAATAATTTATGATATTCGAGCCCGGCCCCGCAAAATTTCCTCACCAACAGGATCCAAAGGTAAGAACAGAGGTGCAGAGTTTTTAACCTCCTAAGAAGGCAGGATGATATATGTAGATGTTTCTCCATCTTTTTCCTTTATAACAATGCTGCAGTGAAGTTTATACTAAGAACGGAGTCCCAAAATCACTGAGATCTATAAGCGAGCATTGTAGAGTAGATACGGATTTGTGTTTCCATAATTTTGAGTTCTGTGCTCTATCTCCATATAAGCTTTTACATCCTTCTGTTGTTCCTTCATGGAAGAACATATAGTTCTCTGGTCAGGGTTAAGGACTTCAGAACAACCCATCAGAGGGGTGCAACTGGGTACATAATCAGACCTGAGAAGAAAAGTAGAATACACTTCAGAGATTGTGGTTGACTTGGTTTTATTTCTAGATCTGCAGATGGTGAATATCTCCTTGCGTGTTCTGTCACGACCCAATGCTGTAGAATTGCCCAGCTTATACCAGCGACTTGGACTAGACTATGAAGAACGGGTTCTTCCTTCCATTGTCAATGAAGTACTCAAAAGTGTGGTAGCAAAGTTTAATGCCTCACAGCTCATTACCCAGCGGGCTCAGGTTTGTCCTTTTCTGATACAGACCGTCTTCCCTCACTTAATCCTACTTTTCACAGAAGTTCCTAGTAACTTGCTGGTTGCAGATGATTTATGTATTAAGAAATCGTCTAGGGAACAAATGGAATTTTTGCAAATTTCCTCTGAACCAGAAATCGAAGGGAAGATAACCTGGCTTGGTAGCAGGTGTGCATGTAGTTGATTACAAGGAAAATATGGGCAAGTAGTGTGATGTGGCTgccaaaaaaaaagcaaatgtagtTTTAGGGTGTTTTTTATTCTGCCTTACTCAGATGTCGCCTTGAGTATTAAGCCCAGTTCTTTAAGAATTATGGCCAATCTTTGCAGAAGAATATATGCTTCTTGAGTGATAGAGTCAGAGAAAGGCAATGAGGATTGTTGGGTGACTAGAAATGAAGTATTATGAAAAGAGACTGAAAGGATAGGGAATGTTTAGCCTTTAAAAGAGAAAACTGAGGGGGATATGATAGCACCTTTCAGATATCTGAAAGGCTGACATTCAGGGAAAAGTTAAAACACAAGAGTTCAGATTAATGACTAAGGTACTGGAAGGCAGATTATGATTAAATGTCAAAAGATAAGAGCAGTTTAACAGCAGAATCAATCAGACAGGTGATGGACTCCTCTTGGCAGGATGCTTTGGAGCAAGAGTCTGCATAGCTATCTCTCAGTAATGTTCTAGTGGAGTTTTGCACCAAGCAAGGGGGTAGGTTCAGGGAGTTAAGTGGCCCCTTCAGCTCCATGATTCTATGACTCTTACAACTTCATAAACTTTTCTGGACAAAAGGAAATTGCTTATCTGCAGCGCTAAGATACTGAGTAAGAACTGTGGGTTTATTTTTTCAGGTATCTTTGCTTATCCGACGGGAACTGACAGAGCGAGCAAAGGATTTTAGCCTTATACTAGATGATGTAGccatcacagagctgagctttaGCCGAGAATACACTGCCGCAGTTGAGGCCAAGCAAGTGGGTGAGTTGATGCTTAAATTTAGAGGAAATTCTTACAGCTGGAGAAATTAGCAAAAGGAAGATTGGGTTTGAAAATAAGATCAACCTGGCAAAAGGCTGCAgcgaaaaacattccagaagaattcCCCCAACATATCCTTATGTGAGAGGCAGGTGGGCAGCTGCTCAAAATATTGGTAACTGTTACATTCTAAGCACTTCTCTCTCCTGTCATATGATCCAGAGCAGGGTGTATGCAGTCCACCTTGTGATTCTGAGTGCAGATATGCCCACCGATGTAACAGGAAAGAgcagaaacacacaaacatacctATGTAACATGTTGCCTTGTTACACAGGAACAGACACCACCTGTGGCTATTGCTGGTAAAGAGATTGGCAAGAACACTAGAAGGCACATTTTGCATCCTTTTCCAACTTTGTTTTTTATTGCCCACTGTTTTGAAGGAGGCCTTTGTACTTCATGATCCACATACATCTTACTGAAGCTTCCTTCAGTATCCTCTCTGCCTTGTTTTGCTGCAAGCCTCTGGTCATTTGGATCATCTGCTTTTCCTCTTGCCACAGGCAGCAACAAAAACCATCCGCATTTCCCATTGATCATTATGCCATTTCCCATCAGTTTCAGCCACAGAGTAAAGTCTCTGACCCTCTCTTTTGCCCCATGTCTTTTGCTTTCTGTTGCAGCCACTctttcctcctccacccccaATTCCTGCTCTTCCTTTCTCCTAACTTTGAATTCTAGGGTGTTCATAGGAGACCATCTGTGATTTAACGTCAGATcactcagtgattttttttccccattttgtttGGTAAGAAATCAGTTTAACTTGAAGATGGGCTAGGGTGGATTAGTGGGGCCATTAAATTAATTGAATTTACTTCCCACATAATTTCTGTAAAAGACAGAGTGTAGCAGTGACTCAGTTAATTTCAAAGTTGGATATTATAAAAGGAGCCAGTTTggcctggtggttaaggcaacgggccagaaaccaggagtctgtgagttctagtcccaccttaggcatgaaagccggctgggtgaccttgggccagtcactctctctcagcccaacccacctcacggcagtggttgtggggaaaacaggaggaggaaggagtatgaggtatgttcgccaccttgagttatttataaaaataataaaggggtagaaaataaataatttttaaaaatgagatcagTTTAATGTAAGTCACTAGAGTGAATTGGGAAAAGGAGAATTAAATAACTTACGTTATTTAATGTTCTGATCCCACTTACTTTTAAAATGATGCTTCCTACAGCACATTAGCCCTCTGCCTGAAAAAAAGTTGGTGCTCTTGTTTTAAATCAGGGTTTTCCAAAGTAGTCAGtgttgacccccaagggtcaatggcactatctgttgttgttgtttgtaatactattagttaaagtagtatttattaaattattttcatactaTGAATGTTTgtgggtcgatgaacaatctgaaacttcatgaaggggtcgataagctgaagagtttggggagctctgttttaaataaagaataaatgttTATTCATTGTAATACTGTCTAAAAAGCTGGAGATTTACAGATGGCTTTCCCAAACTGAAaagtcctgtcatgagtactgatggtgagcgggagggggcccctatccaggggggaaaatgcatgcgtagtttagagactttgagctgtcattcaaagagacccaaaacagacctgccttgacttttggggtttatctgtctgggttttcccacgcttcttcagtttggtaggattttctgtctacaatagcagtactaaaacactagagacttctttctcgtcttggcgtggttcttgcttagtcaggacaagtCCCTTGATTTGTTTGTGACCGAATGTTACTTAATAAATGCCAGAAGTAATTAGCAACATGCTGGCACTTCCACCTGTGTATTACATGGGTCTGGTTCTTGCGAAGGTACTAATATTTGTCTGGTCTTTCATACCTTAAAAAAATATCCATGCATATAGGTACCATACTGGGGATGAAAAATCTGAGCTAGAAGCATTATCCCAGGGGGGCTTGTTTTTTAGATGTAggaatgtttatatatttatgtatttattttctatcccacatttattatttttataaataactcaaggcagtaaacgtaccaaatagtccttcctcctcctcttttccccacaacaacaactctgtgaggtgagttgggctgagggagagtgactggcccaaggtagcACATCCTATATTGTCATACTTTCTCTGCAGTCTGAAGTGGTTCTGCCCAGGTGCAAGTTTACCACAAGACTGGAAACCGGTTTAAAGCTTTGATTACTTGCCTACTACAGCAGCATGAAGTGAGAGTACTGGAATGCTAAACAGTGTACATATTCTTGAGTCACCTTGGCTGGATataataaaactattaaatacATATGTATAATATTGAATTGTAAAAGGAGCAAAGAGCTCTTAAAATTATTGTTCAAGGAAGTTATGGGCGGTgctaaagtttgataaataaataaattatgtgtATATATTATGAGTTATACCTATGGACTATTTGCTTCTCTAGCCCAGCAAGAGGCTCAGCGGGCGCAATTCCTTGTGGAAAAAGCAAAGCAAGAGCAAAGGCAGAAGATTGTTCAGGCAGAAGGAGAAGCCACAGCTGCCAAAATGATATCCTTGCTTTGATGTGAGGGAGAAAGGTGGCTGTAGGTTTCAGAGGCTTTGGATATGGCAGTAGAATGCAGGGGCATAGTGATCCAGCACAAAAAGTGGTTTCCAGTAGAGTAAAGTGATGCAGCTTAATCACAGCTGGCGGGGTGGCCAGAGATGGCACCTGAGTTCAGAACCTTTAAGAAATGCAGCCTTAACTGATTGCTCACATTGGAGAAGCCCTCAGCAAGAACCCAGGTTACATCAAGCTACGCAAGATCCGTGCTGCCCAGAATATCTCCAAAACGGTGAGTGGAGTTGCTTTCACATAGAGGTACACGTGTCCACCCTCAGCTGCTGCTTTCGCACCATACCAGGCCAAGTGATGAATCCAAGGCGAATATGACATGCTTCTCCTGATGTTCATCTTTACCGGCAGCCTGCTTATCTGTGCTGATCTCCCCATCTTAACAAGAGCCAAGAAGAGTTTTGACTCTTGTTTAAAGAGCAGGCCCACAGCATTTGAATGAGCCCCACTCAGTCATGGTCACTTGCAGAACATAGTGTGCCACAGACTAGGAAAAGGCTCATAGCAGGAACAAAATCAGCTGGAGAAGCAGAATGAATTCAGGCATTTAGAAGACTGATGGACCTGGATCTATCTGGAATTTGTGACagaaaacaagaattaaattGAAATTCCACACTTGTTGTCTGTACTCTGGGATCTAATAAAACAGAGCCCATAGCTGTCAACATCAAAAGAATAAATCAAACTTTCAAAAGGGAAGAGATAATTTTGTCTACAGATT
This window contains:
- the PHB2 gene encoding prohibitin-2; translation: MAQSLKDFAGRLPTGPRGMSTALKLLLGAGAAAYGIRESVFTVEGGQRAIFFNRIGGVQQDTVLSEGLHFRIPWFQYPIIYDIRARPRKISSPTGSKDLQMVNISLRVLSRPNAVELPSLYQRLGLDYEERVLPSIVNEVLKSVVAKFNASQLITQRAQVSLLIRRELTERAKDFSLILDDVAITELSFSREYTAAVEAKQVAQQEAQRAQFLVEKAKQEQRQKIVQAEGEATAAKMIGEALSKNPGYIKLRKIRAAQNISKTIAASQNRVYLTADNLVLNLQDEGFTR